One Candidatus Hydrogenedentota bacterium genomic window, GACGCGAACGGGTTTCGCGCGTTCGGCGACCCCGGTTCCGCCAAGTGCCGCGTGCTCTTCATCGGCGACTCTTTCACCTTCGCCAAGGACGTGAGCCAGCCGGAGCCCTTCCACGCCGTGGCGGGCAGGATGCTCGATTTGGAGGTCTTCGCCTACGGCGCCGACGGCTACGGAACGCTCCAGGAGTATCTGGTGCTGGACGCGTGGATGGACCGGATACGGCCCCATGTCGTGGTCTGGCAGTTCTGCAGGAATGACTTCATCGGAAACCAGCCGGAACTCACGCGCGCAAGCGCCAAGAACCAGTGCCATGTCGCCCAGCCGTTTCTCTTTGCGGACGGGTCCATTCGCCGCATCAACCCGGGCGAGGGCCGGTGGTCGCAGGGAGTCCGCCCCCTCCCCTCGGCGCTTCTCCGCTCGCTGGCCTACCGCCTGGACAACCGGAACGGCTTTCCCACCCCGGAGAGCACCGTCGAGAACATCATCGAGAGAGAGGGGCCCCAGTTTCCGCCTTTCCAGCGGGCGGTGGAGACCACGGAGAGGCTGTTCGAGATAATCCGGGTGCGCTGCGGCGAGACGCCCCTGCTTGTGTTTGACGTGGAGGCCCGGGAGCCGTATTCGGAGGCGTTCCGTGACATCTGCGTCCGCCGGGGGCTCGTGCGGGTGGAGGGTGTCGCGGAAGCCGTTCAGCGGGCCGCCGCCTCCGGATCGGTGGTCTTTGCCGAGGATGGGGGGCATTGGAACGCGGAGGGCCACCGGATCTGCGGTGAGCTGCTGGTGGAGGCGCTCCAGCCCCTCTGCCAGGCGCGCCGAAGCGCGCCGTCTCCGGAGGGCCGGCGGTAGGGCGAAAACGCGGCGGCCCGCGCCCGTCAGGCGATGCGGATGGCGGTGGAGAGGGCGCCGCGGAACTGGTCGAGGTGGACGCGGCAGGATTCGGGGGTGGTGTCGCGGGCGTCGGGGGGGAGGAGGTCCTCGACGACGACCCCCTGCGCGCCGAGGCGGGCGGCGCGGCCCATGAGGGCGACGTCGGCGCAGCCGTGGACGATGATCCCGGCGCGAAGCTCCTGGTAGCGGAGGTATTCGCCGAGGAGTTTGACGCGCTCGGTGACGGGTCCTGCGGCGGCCGCGCCGCCGCCGGGCTCGGCGGACAGGAGGACCACGCGGTCCACCAGCGGAAGAAGATAGTCCGCCTTGGTCAGGGGGGTGCAGGGGAGCATCGCGATGCCGGGGGACACGCCGAGGTCGCGCAGGCGCCCGAGGGCGCGGTGGGGGTGGGGGCAGCCCTCGAGCTGGAGGGTGACCCGGGCGCAGCCGAGCCCCGCGAGGGCCTCCAGCACCGCCGACCCGCCGCACACGGGGACGTGCAGATGGCAGGGCAGGGCGGACGCGGCGGCGGCGGCCCGGACGGTGTCGGCGCCCAGCCCGCGCAGGGGCGTCTCAGACGGGTCGCCCAGGGGCATGAACCATTCGTCGGCGCCCGTGTCCCCCCGGAGAAACGGCTCCAAGTGAAGCTGGGGAAGGGACGCCGCGGACAGGGAAATCTTCGGTAGGGAATTGGCCACCTCTGTCTTCTCCTCTTGACGAAACCGGTCACTCAGCGGGATAGGCCGCCAGAAACGCGTCCACCGCGGCCGCCAGCGGCATGCTGGGCTGGGCCCCCTCGCTCTTGGCGGCCAGCGCCCCGGCGGCGTTCGCAAAGCGCAGGGTGTCGCGCATGCGGGCGGGGTCCCACCGCAGGGCGAGGGCCGCCGTGAAGGCGTCGCCCGCCGCGGTGGTGTCCACGGCCTCCACCGGGAACGCGGGGACGTGCAGCTCGCCCGTCGGGCCGAGGTAGTAGGAGCCGCGGTCGCCGAGCTTGAGGACCACGTGGTCCACGCCCATGTCGAGCAGCTCCTGGGCCGCCTTGTGCACCCCGTCCATCGTGTCCACGGCGATGCCCGTGAGGGTCTCGGCCTCCGTCTCGTTCGGCGAGACAATGTCGGCCAGGCACAGCATGTCAGGGGACAGGTTCCGCGCGGGGCCGGCGTCGAGGATGGCGAGGGCACCGCACTCGCGGGCCATGCGCAGGGAGGCCTCGACGGTGCCCAGGGGGGTCTCCAGCTGGAGCAGGACGGCGTCGGCGTCCTGGAACACCTCGCGCCGCTCCAGCACGTCGGAGGCGCGCAGGCAGAAGTTCGCGCCCGAAGCCACCACAATGCTGCTTTCCCCGGACTCGCCCACCAGGATCATCGCAACCCCCGTGGGGGCGTCGGAGACGGTGCGCACGTGCGACACGTCCACCCCGGAGGCGGTGAGGCCGTCCAGCTGCTGGCGGCCGAAGAGGTCGTCGCCCACGCAGGCGATGAGGGAGACCTCGCCGCCGAGCCGCGCCGCGGCCACCGCCTGGTTCGCGCCCTTGCCGCCCGACACCGTCTGGAAGGACTGGCCGATGACGGTTTCACCGGAGCGGGGCATGCGGGACACCCGCAGAACCAGGTCCATGCTGGAGCTTCCGACGACCAAGACCTTTCTCGCGTCCATGAGGCTCATCCTTCCACCTGTTGCAGTGTCCGGCCGCGGCAAGCAGCCCCCTTCTTGCCGTCACGGGGATTATAGCAACCGGAACCCGGGACCGCAATGCGGGGGATCAGACCCCTCCAACGGGCAAGACAGCGGTCAGCATCGGGCAGGCTGCGCGAAAGCGCGGAACAACGCGCACCGTCCTGGGCGGAACGCCCCTCCCCCGCGGAGGAGACGGGCATGGCGTTGAAAAAGAGGGCGCCGCCGGGATCAACCGGGTGCCCGTTCCACCAGGAGGAGGAGTCCGCCGTCGAAGGGCGCGTAGGTGAGCAGGTGCCCGCTTTTCAGGACGCGCTCGCGCAGGGCGAGGACGTGGGGCGGGCGGCGGGTGTGCTCCCACCAGGACTCGACATACCAGACGCGGCGCGCGCCCGCCAGCGCCTCGTCCACGGGCACGGGCATGGCACCGTAGAACTCCCAGGCGTTCGGGTTGGGAAAAGAGCCGAGGAATCCCTCCAGCTCCGCGGGGTCGCCGTAAATGCACTGCTGGGGGATGTTCCGTCCTTGCAGATAATGCCGGAGGGGCAGCAGGGTGAAGTGGCTGGCGTGCAGCACCCGGTCGCCCGGCTGAAACCCGTCGGCGATCCGGCGGGCGGCGGCGCGGTTGTCGGGCTTGTAGCGCACCCCCATGAGGTGGGTGTCCAGGGGGTGGATGCGCTGGGCATGCTCGTCCGCCACGGTCACCCCCATGAGGGCGAGCAGGACGGCCCAGACAACGGCCCGCAGGGGACGGCGCGGCAAGGCGGCGATCCCCAGGGCGACCACGCCGCAGTAGACGGCGCCCGCAAAGAGGAACTGCCGGTGCTCGTAGTAGGGCACCCGGGGAAACTGCCAGAAGAGCAGGTTTCCCGCCACGGGAAACACCACGAGCAGAAACGCCATGCCCGCGCGCCGGGGGTCGCGCCGCAGGCTCCAGAGGCCGGCGAGAAAGAGCGCGAGAGAAACGGCCAGGAGCGGCCAGTACACCTCGCGGCGGTCCGTGAACCCCGCGAGGAAGGTCTTGAAGGTGATCAGAAACTGCTTTGCGTCCGGATGGATGGTGTAGACGTTCGTGATGCTGGCGATCAGTCTTCCGGCCCGGGCGGCCATGAGGAGCATGGGCAGGCTCAGGAGGCCGGCGGCGGCGTTGGCGAGAAACCACCCCGGAAGCAGGTGCCACCGGAACAGGACGGCCCATCCGCCCGTCAGCGCAAGGGTGAGCAGCACCCACGCGGCAAAAAAATGGTTGTACATGCCCAGCGCGCCCGCGAGGGCGTAGGCGGCCCACCAGCCGGGGCGGTTCCCCTCCAGCGCGCGGTCCAGGCAGTACCATGCCGCCAGGGCGATGAGCAGCATGGAGGCATAGGGCCTGATTTCGTGGGCGTACATGATTTGAAAGGGCGACAGGGCGCAGAGCAGCGCCCCGCCGAAGGCGGCGCCCGGGCCGAGAACACGGCGAAAACAGGCGAAGGCCAGCGCCACCGCCGCGGTGGAGAAAAGCAGGGGAATGACGTGGACGAGCGCGTCGTGGGCACGCGTGGCGCGGTCCAGCCCCAGCCACGGCCCGAGCACACGGTTGGGCAGCACCGCCAGCCAGGTGAGCAGGGGCGGATCGTTGGTCCGGCCCCAATCAAGCGCGTCCAGGGGGGACGCCAGGGCGTCCGCGAGCAGCGTCGTGGCCCCCTCGTCATACCAGAGGCTCCGGTCGCCCAGGCCCCACAGGCGGACCGACAGGGCGATCCCCACCGCAAGGAGCAGAAGGACGGCGGGGCGGACCCCGCGCCGTGGGCTGTGTTCGTTCCGGGCCATGCCCCCTACTTTACCAGAGTCAGCCAGTAGCGGAAAGCATCCCAGTAATTCCGCAGGACCACGGGGTTTCTCGCCCGCCAGAGGGCGCGGGCGATGTAGCGGGGCCGGAGGTAGTAGCGGCGATAGGCGGACCGGATGACCCGCGAAACCTGCTCCGCGTCCCGGTAGCCTTTGGGCACATAGACCGGCTGGTGCATTTCCGTGCCCGGGGGCACGAGGGTGCCCTCAAGGGCCGCCAAGTCGCCCAGGGCCGTGCCCGCGCTGGGATGGTAGGGGTAGAAGATCATCCAGTCTATGTTCAGTTCGCAGGCGAAACGGATGGTCTCCTCGGCGATCTCCGGCGTGTCGCCGGGCATGGCGAAGATGAACGACCCGCGGATTTCCATGCCCGCGGCCTTCGCCCATTTCACGGCCTGCCGCGCCTGGTCCAGGGTGATGCCCTTTCGGATCGCGTCCAGCATGCCCTGGTTGCCCGACTCAAAGCCGTAATAGACGTTGTAGCAGCCCGAGCGCGCCATGCGCCGCAGCATCTCCTCCGTCACCGTGTTCACCCTGCCGAACACCGTCCAGGTGAGGTTCAGCCGCTCCCCGTCCAGCAGGTCGCAGAAACGGGACACCCACTTGCCGTTGATGCAGAAATTGTCGTCCCAAAAAATGACCTCGCGGATGCCGCGCGCGGCGAGCCGCCTCAATTCGTCCACCACGTTCTCCGGGCTGCGGCGGCTGTACGGGGCGGCATAGCACCCCCCCTGAAAGCAGAAACGGCACTTGCCGTAGGGGCAGCCGCGGGACGTGATCACCGTCGTCGCGGGGCGGCGCCGGCACTGGTTGGGCAGGGGCGCATACAGGCGGTCCTCATAGATGTGCCGCGCGGGGTGCGGCAGGAGGTCCTGGTCGCGCAGGGGGGGGCGGACAGGGGTGGTCACGGGCCGTCCGTCCGGCCCGCGGTAGAGGAGCCCTTTCACCGTGTCGAGCGGCCGGCCGTGTTCGAGGGCCCCCAGCAGTTCCGCCAGCGTCTCCTCGCCCTCGCCGGGCACCAGAATGTCCACGCCGGGAAAATCCGCGAGCGCGCTGTCGAAGAAGGAGGTCACATGCGGGCCGCCCATGATGACGGGCAGGCCGGGCCGCGCCTCCTTGAGCAGGCCGGAGATCCTTCGGGCGGCGTCGGCGAGCTGGGTCAGGCAGGAGATGCCGACGGCGTCGGGTTCCAGGTCCAGCACCCGTTTCACGGCGGCGGCCTCGTCCAGGTTCAGCGCCTGGGCGTCCACAAAGGCCGCCGTGTGCCCGGCCGCCTCCGCGGAGGCGGCCAGATACCCCACGCCCAGCGGGGGCAGAATGCCCCGGCGCAGCACGCCGCCGCCGCCGTACGATTTCACCAGCTCGTACGAGGGCATGACAAACACAATCTTCATGAGCCGCTCCGGTTGGGGCGCCCGCGGGGGCGCCGCAAACACCTACTATAGTGTCTCCGCCCGGTGGAACAACACTCCGGGGGCCGGGTCCCTTCCCGGGCGTCAGGCGCGCAGACGGTCCAGGGGCAGGGTGATGAGCACCTGGCAGCCGCCGCCGCCAGGGGCGGAGGTCATCTCGATGGCGCCGCCGTGCTCCTCGATGACCCCGCGGGTGATGGACAGGCCGAGTCCGGTGCCGCCGGGCTTGGTGGTGTAATAGGGGTCGAACACGCGCTCCAGGGCCTCGCGGTCGAGGCCGGGGCCGTCGTCGCGGACCTCCACCTGGCAGGCCGTCTCGGTCACGCGGGAGAACAGGCGCACGCGCCCCCCCTCGGGGCAGGCCTCCAGCGCGTTGAGCAGGACATTGAGCACGGCGCGGCTGATGTGGCGGGCGTCGAGCATGAGCCGGAGCCCGCCCGCGCCGCATTCCGCCGTGAGCCGCACGCCGCGCTGGTCGGCCTCGCGGCCCAGCAGGCCGACGCATTCCTGGAGCAGGGCGTCGAGGTCCACGGGCTCGGGGTGCAGCTCCGTCTCCCGCGCGAGGGAGAGGAACCCCGACACGATCTCCTCGAGCCGGCCCACCTCGTTGCGGATGGTGCGCAGGGACCGGGCGGGGGGGGAGTCCGGGTCGCCGAGCTGCTCCACGGCGTGGCCGGAGAGGAGCTTGATGGCGTTGAGGGGGTTGCGCACGTCGTGGGCGACGCCCGCGGCGAGCGTGCCGAGGGCGGAGAGGCGCTGGGCCTGGCGGAGCCGCGCCTCGACGGTCTCCTTCTCGCGCAGGGACTCGATCATGCGGTTGAAGGTGGTTTCCAGGGCGAGGACCTCGCCGGAGGCCCCGGAGGTGGCCACGGGCTCGAGATGCCCCGAACCGACGGCCGCGCAGCTCTCGGCGAGCCGCCGCAGGGGGTGCAGGGCCTTCCAGATGAACCAGACCATGGCGCCCAGGGCGAGCAGGAACACCGCCGTCACGGCGAGGAGGTAGCGGCTGGTGAAGGCGTGGAGGATTTCCGTCTGCGGCACGATGGTCATGGAGGCGGTGAGGAGCACGGTCCGCCCCTCGCTGGTGAGGGGCACGCGGGCCACGCGGAGGAAGCTGCCGTCCCGCTGCCGCTCGATGGTGAAGGTGGCGCCGGGCTCCTCGGCCGCCGGGCGGTCCTCCAGGCGGATGTCGAAGCCCTTGTGCAGGTCCATCAGCTCGCCCTCGAGGGCCTGATAGTCCCCCTGGAAACCCTCGTCCAGACGGAGTTCCAGGCTCCGCGCGATGTCGAGGGTGCTCGCCTCCATCTGCACCGCCGCCTCGTGGAAGAAGTACCGCGCGATCACCACCACGGCCGCGAACAGACACAGCAGCAAGACGCCGCACAGCACGACCACGCGCAGGAAGAGGGTGTTCCGCCAGCGCGCAAGGGGCGGGGAAAGCGGGGCCGGGGTCTCGTCGGGGACACGGACGCTCATGGCGCGGGCGGCGGGGCGATCCCGAGGAATTGCATGATTTCCTGGATGTC contains:
- a CDS encoding radical SAM protein, giving the protein MKIVFVMPSYELVKSYGGGGVLRRGILPPLGVGYLAASAEAAGHTAAFVDAQALNLDEAAAVKRVLDLEPDAVGISCLTQLADAARRISGLLKEARPGLPVIMGGPHVTSFFDSALADFPGVDILVPGEGEETLAELLGALEHGRPLDTVKGLLYRGPDGRPVTTPVRPPLRDQDLLPHPARHIYEDRLYAPLPNQCRRRPATTVITSRGCPYGKCRFCFQGGCYAAPYSRRSPENVVDELRRLAARGIREVIFWDDNFCINGKWVSRFCDLLDGERLNLTWTVFGRVNTVTEEMLRRMARSGCYNVYYGFESGNQGMLDAIRKGITLDQARQAVKWAKAAGMEIRGSFIFAMPGDTPEIAEETIRFACELNIDWMIFYPYHPSAGTALGDLAALEGTLVPPGTEMHQPVYVPKGYRDAEQVSRVIRSAYRRYYLRPRYIARALWRARNPVVLRNYWDAFRYWLTLVK
- a CDS encoding SGNH/GDSL hydrolase family protein: MPASERRKRLLAALALVVCSFFFVFLVCEAAFRIKGALGPVPLSPELERDGERGWRTRPNFHFSGVKRDAAGAEHPVEIVTDANGFRAFGDPGSAKCRVLFIGDSFTFAKDVSQPEPFHAVAGRMLDLEVFAYGADGYGTLQEYLVLDAWMDRIRPHVVVWQFCRNDFIGNQPELTRASAKNQCHVAQPFLFADGSIRRINPGEGRWSQGVRPLPSALLRSLAYRLDNRNGFPTPESTVENIIEREGPQFPPFQRAVETTERLFEIIRVRCGETPLLVFDVEAREPYSEAFRDICVRRGLVRVEGVAEAVQRAAASGSVVFAEDGGHWNAEGHRICGELLVEALQPLCQARRSAPSPEGRR
- the rbsK gene encoding ribokinase; the encoded protein is MDARKVLVVGSSSMDLVLRVSRMPRSGETVIGQSFQTVSGGKGANQAVAAARLGGEVSLIACVGDDLFGRQQLDGLTASGVDVSHVRTVSDAPTGVAMILVGESGESSIVVASGANFCLRASDVLERREVFQDADAVLLQLETPLGTVEASLRMARECGALAILDAGPARNLSPDMLCLADIVSPNETEAETLTGIAVDTMDGVHKAAQELLDMGVDHVVLKLGDRGSYYLGPTGELHVPAFPVEAVDTTAAGDAFTAALALRWDPARMRDTLRFANAAGALAAKSEGAQPSMPLAAAVDAFLAAYPAE
- a CDS encoding HAMP domain-containing protein, with the protein product MSVRVPDETPAPLSPPLARWRNTLFLRVVVLCGVLLLCLFAAVVVIARYFFHEAAVQMEASTLDIARSLELRLDEGFQGDYQALEGELMDLHKGFDIRLEDRPAAEEPGATFTIERQRDGSFLRVARVPLTSEGRTVLLTASMTIVPQTEILHAFTSRYLLAVTAVFLLALGAMVWFIWKALHPLRRLAESCAAVGSGHLEPVATSGASGEVLALETTFNRMIESLREKETVEARLRQAQRLSALGTLAAGVAHDVRNPLNAIKLLSGHAVEQLGDPDSPPARSLRTIRNEVGRLEEIVSGFLSLARETELHPEPVDLDALLQECVGLLGREADQRGVRLTAECGAGGLRLMLDARHISRAVLNVLLNALEACPEGGRVRLFSRVTETACQVEVRDDGPGLDREALERVFDPYYTTKPGGTGLGLSITRGVIEEHGGAIEMTSAPGGGGCQVLITLPLDRLRA